In Lepus europaeus isolate LE1 chromosome 8, mLepTim1.pri, whole genome shotgun sequence, a single genomic region encodes these proteins:
- the LOC133765724 gene encoding large ribosomal subunit protein uL23-like, translating to MVPKAKKEAPAPPKVEAKAKALKAKKAVLKGVHSHKKKKIRTSPTFQWPKTLRLRWPPKYPRKSAPRRNKLDHYAIIKFPLTTESAMKKIEDNNTLVFIVDVKANKHQIKQAVKKLYDIDVAKINTLIRPDREKKAYVRLAPDYDALDVANKIGII from the coding sequence atggtgccgaaggcgaagaaggaagctcctgcccctcctaaagtcgaagccaaagcaaaggccttaaaggccaagaaggcagtgctgaaaggcgtccacagccacaagaagaagaagatccgCACATCCCCCACCTTCCAGTGGCCCAAGACACTACGCCTCCGATGGCCGCCCAAATACCCTCGGAAgagcgcccccaggagaaacaagcttgaccactatgccatcatcaagttccccctgaccacggagtcggccatgaagaagatagaagacaacaacaccttggtgttcattgtggatgtcaaggccaacaagcaccagatcaaacaagctgtgaagaaactctatgaTATTGATGTGGCCAAAAtcaacaccctgatcagacctgacagagagaagaaggccTATGTGCGGttggctcctgactatgatgctctggacgttgccaacaaaattgggatcatctga